From one Physeter macrocephalus isolate SW-GA chromosome 18, ASM283717v5, whole genome shotgun sequence genomic stretch:
- the MRPL23 gene encoding large ribosomal subunit protein uL23m isoform X2, which yields MARNVLYPLYQLGNPQLRVFRTNFFIQLVRPGMAQPEDTVQFRIPMEMTRVDLRSYLERIYNVPVAAVRTRVQHGSNRRRDYRNVRIKKPDYKVAYVQLAHAQTFTFPDLFPDKKRPEGSSATVDLQDQVLEDQRRRQSCDPRRGGVPGWFGL from the exons ATGGCGCGGAATGTGCT GTACCCTCTGTACCAGCTGGGCAACCCCCAGCTCCGGGTCTTCCGCACCAACTTCTTCATCCAGCTGGTGCGGCCCGGCATGGCCCAGCCCGAGGACACTGTGCAGTTCCGGATCCCCATGGA GATGACCAGAGTGGACCTCAGGAGTTACCTCGAGCGCATTTACAACGTGCCCGTGGCTGCCGTGCGGACAAGGGTGCAGCACG GTTCCAACAGGAGGAGGGATTACAGGAACGTCAGGATAAAGAAACCAGACTACAAGGTGGCCTATGTGCAGCTG GCGCACGCACAGACCTTCACGTTCCCAGATCTGTTTCCTGACAAAAAGAGGCCTGAAGGCAGTTCTGCGACTGTGGACCTGCAGGACCAGGTCCTGGAAGACCAGCGGCGGAGGCAGAGCTGCGACCCCCGGCGCGGGGGCGTCCCCGGCTGGTTCGGCCTGTGA
- the MRPL23 gene encoding large ribosomal subunit protein uL23m isoform X1 has translation MARNVLYPLYQLGNPQLRVFRTNFFIQLVRPGMAQPEDTVQFRIPMEMTRVDLRSYLERIYNVPVAAVRTRVQHGSNRRRDYRNVRIKKPDYKVAYVQLIRSFSARLEVDGAALGVLAWVLPPPPPILGAALRCVARGGGPAPHAVWGPLLPPAH, from the exons ATGGCGCGGAATGTGCT GTACCCTCTGTACCAGCTGGGCAACCCCCAGCTCCGGGTCTTCCGCACCAACTTCTTCATCCAGCTGGTGCGGCCCGGCATGGCCCAGCCCGAGGACACTGTGCAGTTCCGGATCCCCATGGA GATGACCAGAGTGGACCTCAGGAGTTACCTCGAGCGCATTTACAACGTGCCCGTGGCTGCCGTGCGGACAAGGGTGCAGCACG GTTCCAACAGGAGGAGGGATTACAGGAACGTCAGGATAAAGAAACCAGACTACAAGGTGGCCTATGTGCAGCTG ATCCGGTCGTTCTCTGCCCGTCTGGAGGTGGACGGCGCAGCCCTGGGAGTGTTGGCCTGGGTCCTCCCTCCGCCCCCCCCCATCCTTGGAGCCGCTTTGCGATGTGTAGCACGTGGAGGTGGCCCCGCACCTCACGCTGTTTGgggtcccctcctccctccagcccactGA